Proteins from a genomic interval of Aphelocoma coerulescens isolate FSJ_1873_10779 chromosome 24, UR_Acoe_1.0, whole genome shotgun sequence:
- the PANX3 gene encoding pannexin-3, with protein MSLSHTAAEYMLSDALLPDPSSSRAKGLRLELPSDRLLKFVTVGLPLFLVSLAFAREFSAGSQISCFSPTNFTGKQSAYTDTACWDSLIHHGFDAEGRAITKSLWALKVFPYSLLVVAVLMYLPYLLWRYAAAPALHSDLLFIIDELDKSYNRSVRLVQHMKKVQQASAEPERFWEEYERARRERYFEFPLLERYLSCKQHAHALVFIYILRNLLLLLFLAATCLYLVFLHLNIFFQDEFNCSITTGLLQAEPHIPPLIPCKLVFFSVFQLISLSVGSVYVLLIPVVIYNALQLCQWDKGLLSVYEMLPAFDLLSRRMLTCPVNDLNVILLFLRANISELTSFSRLNAVSALREATANKEDIDTVIDFMTLLAGLETTKPKHQACTPEAEGSTALSNGAALEPKPGVETTGKASRDSLGSA; from the exons ATGTCCCTCTCACACACGGCTGCTGAGTACATGCTCTCTGATGCTCTGCTCCCAGATCCCAGCAGTTCCCGAGCCAAGGGCTTGCGGCTGGAGCTGCCGAGCGATCGCCTGCTGAAGTTTGTCACCGTGGGGCTGCCCCTCTTCCTCGTCTCGCTGGCTTTCGCCCGGGAGTTCTCTGCTG GCTCCCAGATCAGCTGCTTCTCTCCCACCAACTTCACGGGGAAGCAGTCCGCCTACACCGACACGGCTTGCTGGGACTCCCTCATCCACCATGGCTTCGACGCTGAGGGACGTGCCATCACCAAGTCCCTCTGGGCTCTCAAG GTCTTCCCCTACTCGCTGCTGGTGGTGGCGGTGCTGATGTACCTGCCGTACCTACTGTGGCGTTACGCTGCCGCCCCCGCCCTGCACTCCGACCTCCTCTTCATCATCGACGAGCTGGATAAATCCTACAACCGCTCCGTGCGCCTGGTGCAGCACATGAAGAAGGTCCAGCAGGCCAGTGCCGAGCCGGAGCGATTCTGGGAGGAGTACGAGAG GGCCCGCCGGGAGAGGTATTTCGAGTTCCCGTTGCTGGAGCGGTACCTGAGCTGCAAGCAGCACGCCCATGCCCTGGTGTTCATCTACATCCTGCGgaacctgctgctgctcctgttccTGGCTGCCACCTGCCTCTACCTGGTCTTTCTGCACCTTAACATCTTCTTCCAGGATGAGTTCAACTGCTCCATCACAAcagggctgctccaggcagAGCCACACATCCCCCCGCTCATCCCTTGCAAGCTGGTCTTCTTCTCCGTGTTCCAGCTCATCAGCCTCTCAGTTGGCAGCGTCTATGTCCTCCTCATCCCCGTTGTCATCTACAatgccctgcagctctgccagtggGACAAGGGGCTGCTCTCCGTCTATGAGATGCTGCCTGCCTTCGACCTGCTCAGTCGCAGGATGCTCACCTGCCCTGTCAACGACCTCAACGttatccttctcttcctccGTGCCAACATCTCCGAGCTGACCTCCTTCAGCCGCCTCAATGCCGTCAGTGCCCTGAGGGAAGCCACTGCCAACAAGGAGGACATCGATACTGTCATCGACTTCATGAcgctgctggctgggctggagacCACCAAGCCCAAACACCAAGCTTGCACCCCCGAGGCCGAAGGCAGTACAGCCCTCTCCAACGGTGCAGCCCTAG AACCAAAGCCTGGAGTGGAAACGACGGGAAAAGCCTCACGGGACTCGCTTGGATCTGCCTGA
- the SIAE gene encoding sialate O-acetylesterase, protein MAAWALLALLALAPAAAGGRLSFASYYGDHMVLQKKPSGAVVWGHGEPGAVVTVILSGAGGLIIMEKTAQVKGPSRTWTTVLDPVDQGGPYALTAEQGLENVTLRDIYFGDVWLCSGQSNMAMTVLQVANASQELAMASRYPYVRIFAAAPARSDVELEDLERIDLPWSIPTAENLGHGNFTYFSAVCWLLGRSLYEALGSPIGLVEVAWGGTPIEAWSSRRVLQACGLPEDTGSTSPHQHLSGPRTPSVLWNAMIHPLLNMTLRGVAWYQGEDNTLLHTDQYNCTFPALIADWRRAFHAGSAGQTEQLLPFGFVQLSTYRRRSADDSFARLRWHQTADLGVVPNARMPSTFMAVAMDLGDEHSPYGSIHPRDKQNVAHRLLLGARAVAYGDKDLVFQGPYPTRAVLEVTRGLLNVTYSQELICRQRDAQAFEVCCSSQASLCQWLPAPVVAVGSRTVTLALSGCRTLVLGLRYAWAEWPCEYQACPLYNPQGLPAPPFLLDTLPAGNAAGGRELLLLPASRFPLN, encoded by the exons ATGGCGGCGTGGGCCCTGCTGgcgctgctggccctggctccgGCGGCGGCAG GGGGAAGGCTCAGCTTTGCCTCCTACTATGGTGACCACATGGTGCTGCAGAAGAAGCCGTCAGGGGCTGTGGTGTGGGGCCACGGGGAGCCAGGGGCCGTGGTCACCGTGATTCTCTCAGGGGCCGGTGGCCTCATCATCATGGAGAAAACAGCACAGGTTAAAG gACCTTCTAGGACATGGACAACTGTCCTGGACCCAGTGGATCAGGGTGGTCCCTATGCACTgacagctgagcagggcttggagAACGTGACCCTGCGGGACATCTACTTTGGAGACGTGTGGCTTTGCAGCGGGCAGAGCAACATGGCAATGACGGTCCTGCAG gTGGCCAATGCCAGCCAGGAGCTCGCCATGGCATCTCGCTATCCCTACGTCCGTATCTTTGCTGCGGCGCCTGCCCGCTCCGACGTTGAGCTGGAGGACCTGGAGCGGATCGACCTGCCGTGGTCCATTCCAACGGCTG AAAACCTGGGCCACGGGAATTTCACCTACTTCTCGGCCGTGTGCTGGCTGTTGGGGCGCTCCCTGTATGAGGCTCTGGGTTCCCCCATCGGGCTGGTGGAGGTGGCCTGGGGGGGGACCCCCATCGAGGCCTGGTCCTCCCGCCGGGTTCTGCAGGCGTGTGGGCTCCCGGAGGACACGGGGAG CACCTCCCCACATCAGCATCTCTCTGGCCCACGAACGCCCTCCGTGCTCTGGAACGCCATGATCCACCCGCTGCTCAACATGACCCTGCGGGGTGTCGCTTGGTACCAGG gtgaggacaACACCCTCCTGCACACAGACCAGTACAACTGCACCTTCCCTGCACTCATTGCCGACTGGCGCCGGGCGTTCCACGCTGGATCAGCCGGACAGACGGAGCAGCTTCTGCCCTTTGGCTTTGTGCAG CTGTCCACCTACCGCCGTCGGAGTGCGGACGACAGCTTTGCCCGGCTCCGCTGGCACCAGACAGCCGACCTGGGGGTTGTTCCCAATGCCAGGATGCCCAGCACTTTCATGGCCGTCGCCATGGATCTGGGCGATGAGCACTCTCCCTATGGCAG TATCCACCCCCGGGACAAGCAGAACGTGGCGCACCGGCTGCTGCTGGGTGCCAGGGCTGTGGCATACGGGGACAAGGACCTCGTGTTCCAGGGACCATATCCCACCCGGGCTGTCCTGGAGGTGACCAGGGGGCTGCTGAATGTCACCTACAGCCAGGAGCTCATCTGCCGTCAAAGGGATGCACAGGCGTTTGAG GTGTGCTGCTCCAGCCAGGCATCCCTGTGCCAGTGGCTGCCGGCACcggtggtggcagtggggtcCCGCACGGTGACGCTGGCCCTGAGTGGCTGCAGGACGCTGGTGCTGGGCCTGCGCTATGCCTGGGCCGAGTGGCCCTGTGAGTACCAGGCCTGCCCCCTCTACAACCCCCAGGGGCTGCCTGCACCCCCCTTCCTGCTGGACACCCTCCCTGCAGGGAATGCTGccggagggagggagctgctgctcctccccgCCTCCAGGTTCCCCCTAAATTAG
- the PUS3 gene encoding tRNA pseudouridine(38/39) synthase isoform X2: protein MAEESSATDHEQLLRRVQELEVEVKRLQEKLREDKEGAGRREAPPAPGKARKRQQRPFDFGAHSRRHVALRIAYLGWGYQGFASQENTPNTIEEKLFEALKKTRLVDDRQTSNYHRCGRTDKGVSAFGQVISLDLRSSLPEGQQLNGHTGEGQQEELRYTHILNRVLPPDIRVLAWAPVEPEFSARFSCLSRTYRYFFPCAQLDVALMDTAAQRYVGTHDFRNLCKMDVANGVLNFQRTILSARVTWVGRGGEAGPWDPFRLCQFEVTGQAFLYHQVRCMMAVLFLIGQGMESPDVIDELLNVEKNPRKPQYSMAVEFPLVLYDCEFPDLQWLYDPEVQGFNVTHLQQLWASHAVKTHVLRDMLAGLDAAPMATRKGDPGFISQRCRKTWLHMLLRPSLKC from the exons ATGGCTGAGGAGAGCTCAGCTACTGACCATGAGCAGCTCCTGAGGAGGGTGCAGGAGCTGGAAGTGGAGGTGAAGCGGCTGCAGGAGAAGCTCCGGGAGGACAAGGAGGGTGCTGGGAGGAGAGAGGCTCCTCCAGCCCCTGGGAAAGCCAGGAAACGCCAACAGCGGCCCTTCGATTTCGGCGCCCACAGCCGCAGACACGTGGCACTGCGCATCGCCTACCTGGGCTGGGGCTACCAGGGCTTTGCCAGCCAGGAGAACACCCCCAACACCATCGAGGAGAAGCTCTTTGAAGCCCTGAAGAAGACGCGGCTGGTGGACGACAGACAGACATCCAACTACCACCGCTGCGGGCGCACGGACAAGGGTGTCAGTGCCTTCGGGCAG GTGATCTCCCTGGATctccgctccagcctgccggaGGGGCAGCAGCTCAACGGCCACACGGGtgaggggcagcaggaggagctcCGCTACACCCACATCCTGAACAGGGTGCTGCCACCCGACATCCGGGTGCTGGCCTGGGCCCCCGTGGAGCCAGAGTTCAGCGCCCGCTTCAGCTGCCTGAGCCGGACCTACCGCTACTTCTTCCCCTGCGCCCAGCTGGACGTGGCCCTCATGGACACCGCGGCCCAGCGCTACGTGGGCACCCACGACTTCCGCAACCTCTGCAAGATGGACGTGGCCAACGGGGTGCTCAACTTCCAGAGGACGATCCTCAGTGCCAGAGTGACATGGGTGGGCAGGGGAGGAGAAGCTGGGCCATGGGATCCCTTCCGGCTGTGCCAGTTCGAGGTGACGGGACAGGCATTCCTGTACCACCAAGTCCGCTGCATGATGGCCGTGCTCTTCCTCATTGGCCAGGGCATGGAGAGCCCGGATGTCATTGACGAGCTGCTGAACGTGGAGAAGAACCCCCGGAAACCGCAGTACAG caTGGCGGTTGAGTTCCCCCTGGTCCTCTACGACTGCGAGTTCCCAGACCTGCAGTGGCTCTATGACCCAGAGGTGCAGGGCTTCAACGTGACacacttgcagcagctctgggcaagCCACGCCGTCAAAACCCACGTGCTCCGGGACATGTtggcagggctggatgctgcTCCCATGGCCACCAGAAAAG GAGACCCTGGATTTATTTCCCAGAGGTGTAGGAAGACTTGGCTCCACATGCTGCTGCGCCCATCCCTGAAGTGTtga
- the RPUSD4 gene encoding pseudouridylate synthase RPUSD4, mitochondrial, which yields MAAAGGAARRCWRSGAGLTRAVRGVCGSGRVTAALRAEELAERLRRSEEQQREIPKDPTQRWLRELAALSQQLQQVHPNVLAKILKQRTLYQNEEIVVIDKPYGLPVHGGPGIKNCIADVLPILAKMLENMKADPLHLCHRLDKETTGVMVLARSKEAAEKIRLLFKTRQVEKIYWAVVLGDPDPVEGIVEIPIVEKEVQSHQSHYKMTLAPNYRLRLEDGKVMKIRKNRNAESAVTRYRRLASASACSLLELQPITGVKHQIRVHLAYGLGCPILGDHKYSHWSKLAPQRLPELTLRRLKLEQSKARHLPLHLHAHRLRLPLGQPLDFVCKPPLFFQKTLRKLELDIPKD from the exons ATGGCGGCGGCCGGTGGCGCGGCGAGGCGCTGTTggcggagcggcgcggggcTGACCCGGGCGGTGCGTGGTGTCTGCGGGAGCGGGCGGGTGACGGCGGCTCTGCGGGCGGAGGAGCTGGCGGAGCGGCTGCGGAGGAGCGAGGAGCAACAGCGAGAG ATCCCCAAGGACCCGACGCAGCGATGGCTCCGGGAACTCGCTGCActgagccagcagctgcagcaagttCACCCCAATGTCCTGGCCAAGATCCTTAAGCAGAGAACTCTCTACCAGAATGAGGAGATTGTGGTGATAGACAAACCCTACGGGCTGCCTGTGCATG GCGGCCCCGGCATCAAGAACTGCATCGCTGATGTGCTGCCCATTTTGGCCAAGATGCTGGAGAACATGAAAGCTGACCCCCTCCACCTCTGCCACCGCTTGGACAAGGAGACCACGGGCGTGATGGTGCTGGCACGGAGCAAGGAGGCAGCGGAGAAGATCCGTCTGCTCTTCAAAACCCGTCAGGTGGAGAAGATCTACTG GGCAGTTGTCCTGGGGGACCCAGACCCTGTTGAGGGCATTGTGGAGATCCCCATCGTGGAAAAGGAGGTGCAGAGCCACCAGTCCCACTACAAG ATGACGCTGGCTCCCAACTACCGCCTGCGTCTGGAGGATGGGAAGGTGATGAAAATCCGCAAGAACCGGAATGCCGAGAGCGCGGTGACTCGGTACCGCCGGCTGGCCAGCGCCTCCGCCTGCTCGCTGCTGGAGCTCCAGCCCATCACTG GGGTGAAACACCAGATCCGCGTTCACCTGGCTTATGGCTTGGGATGTCCCATCCTGGGGGATCACAAATACTCACACTGGAGCAAACTGGCACCCCAG AGGCTTCCTGAGCTCACCCTGAGGAGGCTgaagctggagcagagcaaggCTCGGCACCTGCCCCTGCACCTGCACGCCCACCGGCTCCGCCTGCCCCTGGGCCAGCCCTTAGACTTTGTCTGCAAGCCACCCCTCTTCTTCCAAAAAACCCTGAGGAAGCTAGAGCTGGACATCCCTAAGGACTGA
- the DDX25 gene encoding ATP-dependent RNA helicase DDX25: MNKLIHTSLVESQQHVEILQRDPSSPLFSIKTFEELPLKKELLQAVYMMGFNRPSKIQEQALPLMLAYPPQNLIAQSQSGTGKTAAFVLAMLSRASANEKYPQCLCLAPTYELALQIGQVVRTIGKFCTDIKVNYAVRGNRVLKGTVLEEQIIIGTPGTTLDWCFKQRVLDLTKISLFVLDEADIMIDTQGLSCQSIRIHRALPKSCQVLLFSATYKEPVRAFAERIIPDPIVIKLREEELTLSNIRQYFMVCQSSHEQYRALCNLYGSFTIGQVMIFCQTRRLADWLSGKMSQDGHQVAILTAELTVVQRASVIQRFREGKEKVLIATNVCARGIDVQQVTTVVNFGLPVDQDGEPDFETYLHRIGRAGRFGHRGIAFSVVERETVELVHKIEQHFQTTIKQLDPYDMDELEKLAAE; this comes from the exons ATGAACAAGTTGATCCACACATCCCTGGTGGAGTCCCAGCAGCACGTGGAGATCCTGCAGCGGGACCCCAGCTCCCCACTCTTTTCCATCAAGACCTTCGAGGAGCTGCCCCT GAAGAAGGAGCTCTTGCAGGCAGTTTATATGATGGGCTTCAACAGACCATCCAAAATCCAGGAGCAGGCTCTGCCGCTGATGCTGGCATACCC GCCCCAAAATCTGATTGCCCAGAGCCAGTCAGGGACAGGGAAAACAGCAGCTTTTGTCTTGGCCATGTTGAGCAGAGCCAGTGCCAACGAGAAATACCCGCAG TGCCTCTGCCTTGCTCCCACCTACGAGCTGGCTCTGCAGATCGGGCAGGTGGTCCGGACCATTGGGAAATTCTGCACAGACATCAAGGTGAACTATGCTGTCCGGGGAAACCGAG TTCTGAAGGGCAcagtgctggaggagcagaTCATCATTGGAACACCAGGCACCACACTGGATTGGTGCTTCAAACAACGCGTCCTGGACCTGACCAAGATCTCCTTGTTTGTGCTTGATGAGGCTGACATCATGATCGACACGCAGGGCCTCTCCTGTCAGAGCATCCGCATCCACAG GGCTCTTCCCAAGAGCTGCCAAGTGCTGCTGTTCTCAGCCACTTACAAGGAACCTGTTCGGGCTTTTGCGGAGCGGATCATCCCTGACCCCATCGTGATCAAGCTCCGTGAGGAGGAGCTCACCCTGAGCAACATCAGGCAGTACTTCATGGTGTGCCAGAGCTCACATGAGCAGTACAGGGCTCTCTGCAACCTCTACGGCAGCTTCACCATTGGTCAGGTTATGATCTTCTGCCAG ACCCGGAGGCTTGCAGACTGGCTGTCGGGGAAGATGAGCCAGGACGGGCACCAAGTGGCCATCCTGACGGCCGAGCTGACAGTGGTCCAGCGGGCCAGCGTCATCCAGCGCTTCCGTGAGGGCAAGGAGAAGGTCCTCATTGCCACCAACGTCTGTGCCAGAG gGATTGATGTGCAGCAGGTCACCACCGTGGTGAACTTCGGCCTCCCCGTGGATCAGGACGGCGAGCCGGATTTCGAGACCTACCTGCACCGCATCGGGAGGGCCGGACGCTTCGGGCACCGCGGCATCGCCTTCAGCGTGGTGGAGAGAGAGACCGTGGAGCTCGTGCACAAGATAGAGCAGCATTTCC AGACCACGATCAAGCAGCTGGATCCATACGACATGGACGAGCTGGAGAAGCTTGCAGCTGAGTGA
- the HYLS1 gene encoding centriolar and ciliogenesis-associated protein HYLS1 isoform X2 has protein sequence MENVLGAEGEEQLADNLSQLSTWQGGSEGPSCSHDDPYAQASIVIRALPVDERETRRLVMKRKVLRHRPDGRVEVSDESPRNIEPDNDAESSSPVHSRTFLDDTISEGELETSSGCLEEYLHYDDDCWLLEDRPCSLLRDFGSDTISEHPIPGGSPTSYIVAQVDKMKRTDPAAKLREYKKDWERFSFPGEDSHQELRWAVRRRMLQPGPPPRPQRRMVPNKYVVPTLKKRESLRFNVRRDLARCLIPRRYTSS, from the coding sequence ATGGAGAATGTGCTAGGAGCAgagggtgaggagcagctggcagACAACCTGAGCCAGCTGAGCACCTGgcagggaggcagtgaggggcCCTCATGTTCCCATGATGATCCCTATGCCCAGGCATCCATCGTTATTCGCGCCCTTCCCGTGGATGAGAGGGAGACCAGGAGGCTGGTGATGAAGAGGAAGGTGCTGAGACACAGACCCGATGGAAGAGTGGAAGTCTCCGATGAGTCACCGAGGAACATCGAGCCAGATAACGATGCTGAGTCATCGAGCCCGGTGCATTCCAGGACTTTTCTGGATGACACCATCTCCGAAGGGGAGCTAGAGACCAGCAGTGGCTGCTTGGAGGAGTACCTGCACTACGATGATGATTGCTGGCTCCTTGAGGACAGACCCTGCTCTCTCCTCAGGGATTTTGGAAGCGACACTATATCCGAGCACCCCATTCCAGGGGGATCGCCCACATCCTACATTGTTGCACAGGTTGATAAAATGAAGAGAACTGACCCAGCGGCCAAACTTAGAGAATATAAAAAAGATTGGGAGAGATTCAGCTTTCCCGGGGAGGATTCCCATCAGGAGCTGCGCTGGGCCGTGCGGAGGCGGATGCTCCAGCCAGGGCCGCCGCCCCGGCCGCAGAGGCGCATGGTCCCCAACAAGTACGTGGTGCCCACGCTGAAGAAGCGCGAGTCCCTGCGCTTCAACGTGCGCCGGGACCTGGCCCGCTGCCTCATCCCCCGCCGGTACACCTCTTCCtag
- the HYLS1 gene encoding centriolar and ciliogenesis-associated protein HYLS1 isoform X1, which produces MWSQVFLHLWEINPGSPTDEGGFSQNPSSLVGIMENVLGAEGEEQLADNLSQLSTWQGGSEGPSCSHDDPYAQASIVIRALPVDERETRRLVMKRKVLRHRPDGRVEVSDESPRNIEPDNDAESSSPVHSRTFLDDTISEGELETSSGCLEEYLHYDDDCWLLEDRPCSLLRDFGSDTISEHPIPGGSPTSYIVAQVDKMKRTDPAAKLREYKKDWERFSFPGEDSHQELRWAVRRRMLQPGPPPRPQRRMVPNKYVVPTLKKRESLRFNVRRDLARCLIPRRYTSS; this is translated from the exons ATGTGGAGCCAAGTCTTCCTACACCTCTGGGAAATAAATCCAGGGTCTCCTACAGATGAAGGTGGCTTCAGTCAG aatCCATCCAGTTTGGTGGGAATAATGGAGAATGTGCTAGGAGCAgagggtgaggagcagctggcagACAACCTGAGCCAGCTGAGCACCTGgcagggaggcagtgaggggcCCTCATGTTCCCATGATGATCCCTATGCCCAGGCATCCATCGTTATTCGCGCCCTTCCCGTGGATGAGAGGGAGACCAGGAGGCTGGTGATGAAGAGGAAGGTGCTGAGACACAGACCCGATGGAAGAGTGGAAGTCTCCGATGAGTCACCGAGGAACATCGAGCCAGATAACGATGCTGAGTCATCGAGCCCGGTGCATTCCAGGACTTTTCTGGATGACACCATCTCCGAAGGGGAGCTAGAGACCAGCAGTGGCTGCTTGGAGGAGTACCTGCACTACGATGATGATTGCTGGCTCCTTGAGGACAGACCCTGCTCTCTCCTCAGGGATTTTGGAAGCGACACTATATCCGAGCACCCCATTCCAGGGGGATCGCCCACATCCTACATTGTTGCACAGGTTGATAAAATGAAGAGAACTGACCCAGCGGCCAAACTTAGAGAATATAAAAAAGATTGGGAGAGATTCAGCTTTCCCGGGGAGGATTCCCATCAGGAGCTGCGCTGGGCCGTGCGGAGGCGGATGCTCCAGCCAGGGCCGCCGCCCCGGCCGCAGAGGCGCATGGTCCCCAACAAGTACGTGGTGCCCACGCTGAAGAAGCGCGAGTCCCTGCGCTTCAACGTGCGCCGGGACCTGGCCCGCTGCCTCATCCCCCGCCGGTACACCTCTTCCtag
- the PUS3 gene encoding tRNA pseudouridine(38/39) synthase isoform X1, with protein MAEESSATDHEQLLRRVQELEVEVKRLQEKLREDKEGAGRREAPPAPGKARKRQQRPFDFGAHSRRHVALRIAYLGWGYQGFASQENTPNTIEEKLFEALKKTRLVDDRQTSNYHRCGRTDKGVSAFGQVISLDLRSSLPEGQQLNGHTGEGQQEELRYTHILNRVLPPDIRVLAWAPVEPEFSARFSCLSRTYRYFFPCAQLDVALMDTAAQRYVGTHDFRNLCKMDVANGVLNFQRTILSARVTWVGRGGEAGPWDPFRLCQFEVTGQAFLYHQVRCMMAVLFLIGQGMESPDVIDELLNVEKNPRKPQYSMAVEFPLVLYDCEFPDLQWLYDPEVQGFNVTHLQQLWASHAVKTHVLRDMLAGLDAAPMATRKGPGSSLVPWGELQPPLHSQISGFVEGVQARTYKPLLARPRCEGLEARIEHFVRRGRIDPPQGPGEGAGEPPEGKRGSTGAPEQLPKRICTDTE; from the exons ATGGCTGAGGAGAGCTCAGCTACTGACCATGAGCAGCTCCTGAGGAGGGTGCAGGAGCTGGAAGTGGAGGTGAAGCGGCTGCAGGAGAAGCTCCGGGAGGACAAGGAGGGTGCTGGGAGGAGAGAGGCTCCTCCAGCCCCTGGGAAAGCCAGGAAACGCCAACAGCGGCCCTTCGATTTCGGCGCCCACAGCCGCAGACACGTGGCACTGCGCATCGCCTACCTGGGCTGGGGCTACCAGGGCTTTGCCAGCCAGGAGAACACCCCCAACACCATCGAGGAGAAGCTCTTTGAAGCCCTGAAGAAGACGCGGCTGGTGGACGACAGACAGACATCCAACTACCACCGCTGCGGGCGCACGGACAAGGGTGTCAGTGCCTTCGGGCAG GTGATCTCCCTGGATctccgctccagcctgccggaGGGGCAGCAGCTCAACGGCCACACGGGtgaggggcagcaggaggagctcCGCTACACCCACATCCTGAACAGGGTGCTGCCACCCGACATCCGGGTGCTGGCCTGGGCCCCCGTGGAGCCAGAGTTCAGCGCCCGCTTCAGCTGCCTGAGCCGGACCTACCGCTACTTCTTCCCCTGCGCCCAGCTGGACGTGGCCCTCATGGACACCGCGGCCCAGCGCTACGTGGGCACCCACGACTTCCGCAACCTCTGCAAGATGGACGTGGCCAACGGGGTGCTCAACTTCCAGAGGACGATCCTCAGTGCCAGAGTGACATGGGTGGGCAGGGGAGGAGAAGCTGGGCCATGGGATCCCTTCCGGCTGTGCCAGTTCGAGGTGACGGGACAGGCATTCCTGTACCACCAAGTCCGCTGCATGATGGCCGTGCTCTTCCTCATTGGCCAGGGCATGGAGAGCCCGGATGTCATTGACGAGCTGCTGAACGTGGAGAAGAACCCCCGGAAACCGCAGTACAG caTGGCGGTTGAGTTCCCCCTGGTCCTCTACGACTGCGAGTTCCCAGACCTGCAGTGGCTCTATGACCCAGAGGTGCAGGGCTTCAACGTGACacacttgcagcagctctgggcaagCCACGCCGTCAAAACCCACGTGCTCCGGGACATGTtggcagggctggatgctgcTCCCATGGCCACCAGAAAAG GTCCAGGGAGCAGCCTGGTGCCCTGgggagagctgcagcccccaCTCCACAGCCAGATCAGCGGCTTCGTGGAAGGGGTCCAAGCCCGCACCTACAAGCCCCTGCTGGCCCGGCCCAGATGCGAGGGGCTGGAGGCCCGGATCGAGCACTTCGTGCGGAGGGGCCGCATCGACCCGCCCCaggggccgggggagggggcCGGGGAGCCCCCCGAGGGCAAGCGGGGCAGCACTGGAGCCCCCGAGCAGCTGCCCAAGAGGATCTGTACGGACACCGAGTGA